GAGACCGCGCAGACCAGCGCGTCGAGCACCAGTTCATTCGTTTCCACCGACGGCGGCATCACGTTCACGACATTGTCCACGGGCAACCTGGAAACCGGTTTGGCCTACGGCATCAAGGGCGACGCGCGCCTCTTTGACCGGCTGGGCTTAAGCAGTTATTACAAATGGATCAGCAATGACTTTGCCACGACGGATTCCAGTTCACAGCAGGGCAAAGAATTGACCGGCATGACATTGACCTTTGACCTGACGCCGGTGACGCGTTTGACCGCCCGTCGGGACATCCAGCGGCTTATGCAAAACAGCAACTTGCAGACCCAGGCGCAGGTCGGGGCCACGGAAACATCGACGACCATGGTGCAGATCGTGCATGAGGCCCAGCGCTTGAAACTGACCGGCGAATACCAGTTGACGCAGGTCAGAGAAAAGAAAGACGGGTTTGAAACAGCCACTAATCAGGAGCAGGCCGTTGTCGCGGGTAAGGCTGAATATTCGCTCACCGACCGCGTTGATGTGTTCTTGACCCAGCAGCTGGATATCAAGGACGCGTCCAAAGCCGTGACCACCGCCGGAGCGCAGGCGCGCCTCACGGACAAACTCACGCTGCGCGGCCAGGAGGCCTTCAGCAAGGAAGGCACGGCCATCAGCGCGGGACTGACGGCCAATGTGACAGAGAAGCTGGCCCTTTCCTCCGATTATACGATCGCCCGCATGAACACAGGGGGAGTTGACAGGACCATGACCATCGGCGCCGAGCAGAAGGTCAATGACAATATTTTTGCCTCCGGTTCAGTCGCAATGACGGAGTCCTCGACGGGGGACAAAACCACAACCGGTTCTCTGGGGACAAAGATGAAATTGTCCGACGCCACATCATTGCAAGCGGCCATCGGCCAGACCCAGGCGGGCGGGGCCCAAGCCAAGAACGTGGCCTCTTTGCAGGCGACCACCCAGGTGGACAAGGATTCAACGCTGTCCACCGCCTATCAGGTCAGCGGTGATGCCGCGACGGGGCAGACCAAGTCCCTCATCGTGGATGCCAGCCGCAAAGTGGATGACAAGACCTCCAGTTCTTCCAAGATGCAGGTGGATGAGGGCGCCGCGGGAGGCAAAACCACGACGCTGTCCTTCACCGATACCACAAAGATCAATGACCAGTTGCAGGCCGTGTCCGAGCGCACCTTCGGGATCGGGACCACCGGCATACAGCAGAATGCCAAATATGCCATCGTCCGCGACAAAGACGGCAAGAAACTGGAAGGCAGTTTGACCCGCCAGCTTTCCCAGGACCAGACCGCCGTCACGCAATCGAATATTTTCGGCCTGTCGGGCGACGTCAACGACAGGGTGGCTTTGCTGGGCACCATTGAAAAAGGCCGTGTCCAGAACCTCGACGGGACGAGCACCAACCGCAGTGCGTTCACGCTGGGTACGGGATACGTGCTCAAGGACGTTGAAACGGCCGTCGAGCGCCTGACGAATTCCGCCAAGGTCGAACTGCGCCTGGACAATGGCGTTGAAAACAAACGCCAGTTTGTTTTTTATAACGCCCTGGAGGGCAAGCTCACGGACAATCTCTCGGCGTCCGCCAAACTCCAGTATGACATCACCCAAAACATGACCACCAGGCAGGTTGAGGCCAGGCACAAGGAAATTATCCTCGGCACCGCGTACCGGCCCGTTAATTTTGACCGGTTGAACCTCATCGCCCAATATACGTATAAGGAAAATGTCGGCCCGTCGGGGCAGGTGAACGAGGCCGCCACGGATGTGACAGCCACCCGCGCGCAGGTTTTCTCCGGCGAAGCGGTGTATGATGTGGACGAGAACTGGCAGTTGGCCGAGAAATTCGCCCTGCGCATCAACGAGGAGAAGGTCACCGGTTTTGAGTTCAACAAGACGCACACCTGGCTTATGATCCACCGCATCAATTACCGCGTGGACCGCAACTGGCAGGTCAGCGGCGAATACAGGCGGCTGACGCAGGCGGAGGCGAAGGACAGCAAGCAGGGCTTCCTGCTGGAAGCCACCCGCAACATCAACGACAACGCCCAGTTGGGGATCGGGTGGAACTTCACCAATTTCAGCGACGATCTGACGTCGCTGAGTTATACATCCCAGGGGCCGTTCTTGCGCATGACCGGCAAGATGTATGACCGCACGCCGCAAGAAAAAGCGCGCGCCCGCGCCAAGTGGCTGGATGACCGGATCACGGAGTGGTCGTGGATCATGGTCAAAAAGGAATTGGCCAAACCCGGCAGCAAGGTCACCGCGGAACTCAATAATATGTTCGTCCTGGCCCAACAGGCGCAGAAAGCCGGCCGTTATGAGGAATCCAGACAGATCTATAAAGATGTGATCATGGCCGGACAGATGATGTTTGATGAGGCCTCGCAGTATATCCGTTCCAAGATCGCTTTTGAGGAGAAATTGGAGGAATACAACAAGGCCGCGCAGGAGTATTTCAAAGGCGGCGAATATATCAAGGCCCGTAAATTATGGGAGAAAATAGTGGAAGACGCCCAAAAGCGTGTGATACAATAATTAAAATTATGCGTTTTATCTCTATATTATTTTTTATAAGTATCGGCCATTTTGTATGGGCCGAGGAGCCGCGCTCTGCTTTGGACAATACCCCTTCTGTGGAGACCGCGGCGGTCCCGGCTTCCAAGGCCGCAACTCCCGGAATAACTCCTGGCGCATCCGCCCCTGCCATCCAGGAACAGGCTCCGTCCAGTTACGTTTACGATCTTAAGAAACTCATCATCCAGTCCCGCGAAAATATCAAGCGCGTCAACGCAAAGATCAAAGACCAGGCCGTCATCAAGCGCAACCAGAAGCGTGAAGAACGGGCCAGGGAATATTATCAGCGCGGGATGCAATTGACCGACGAGGGAAAACTCGACGAAGCGCGTGAGTATTTTGAAAAGGCCGTGCGCATCACCGATCATCCTGAAATGATCGGCTATATTAAGGAAAGCGAACGGCGGTTGAAACTGCAGGAACAGGCGATCAAGCACCAAGAGGTGCAGTACCTCAAACAGGAACAACAGGACGAGCGTTCCAAACAGGAGGACGCCCAGAACGCCTACCGGGAGGCCGTGGCCCTTTATAAAGAGAAAAAATATCAAGCCGCCAAAGACCAGTTTGAACATATTGATGCGCTGCTGCCCGATTACAAGGCCGTGCGCAGTTATCTGCGCATCCTGGACCAGGACATCATTGGGCAGGAAGCCCTGAATATCAAACAACAAAAGGTGGAGATCGAGCGCCAGAACAAGGAAGCCGAGATCGCCCGTGCGCGCGAGAAGGAGGTCTGGCGCCAGGAGATCGACCGCAAGGAAAAGGAACGCAAAGTCCAGGTCAACCAGCAGGCCGACAAGGTCTATAACGAAGCCGTCGCGCTTTATAAGGACAGGAAGTTTGCCGCGGCCAAAGAGAAATTTCAGGAAGTCGAATGGGTGGTCCCTGATTACAAGGCCGGCCGGAATTATTTAAAGAACATTGATAAGGACATTGCCGACGAAGAAAAACGAACGGCTGTGCAGAGAGAAAAGGACCTGGAAAAACAGAAGTGGGAAGAAGAGGTCGCGCGCAAGAAAGAAGAGACCCAGCTCAAAGAGATCGAGGGGCAAAGGGAGAAAGAGCACCGCAAGCAGTTGGAAGAAGAGGCCCAGTTTGTTTATCAGGCAGCCCTGACATTATTTGACAAGGGGCTTTTGGACGAGGCTTTGGAGAAATTCAATGACATTGAGAAAACAGCGCCCGGTTTTAAGTCAACGCGTATTTATATCGCCAAGGTCGCGCAATTGAAAGAGAAGGAAAAACGGCGTCAGGACGAAGCGGCGGCCCAACAGGCACGTCAGAAGGTCCTCACCGATGAGAAAGCCAAACGGGACGCCGAAGAAGCCCAGCGCCGTCAATCGGCCCAGGACAAGGCGGCGAAAGAGAAGAAGGACCACGAAGCGCCTTTGGCGAAAAAACGCGCTGAATTGGAAGAGACCAGACGCCGCACACAGGAGGCCCAGCGGTCGTATGATGAGGGTATTGCTTTATACCGTCAAAAACAATTTTTGCCTGCGAAAGAAAAATTTATGGCCGTGGCCAAAATTTTTCCGGATTTCAAGGACGCCAAAGAATATCTGAAGAAATCAGACGCGCAAGCTGTTGTCATTGTCTTACAACCGCCTCCCAAGCCGGCACGGCCTCCCAAGCCGGTACAGGTTCCCAAGCCCCAGCAGAATGCATCCAAAGAAGAACAGATGAAAGAGGCCCGGACCATCGCGGAATTGGCCCAGAGGTCCGCGGCGTTATATAAACAGATCTCCGCTTTGACCAGTGACCGCTATACCGTTACTGCCAAACGTAAACTATCCAAGGTGGAAGACGTTTTAAACGGCCTTAAAGCGCAGAAAGAACATTTGTTGCGCCAGATGCGTGAGGAAGAAGAGCGCGCCCATCGCGCCCAGGTCGCGCAAGTGTACGATGAGGGCATCGTTGCTTTGAGGAACCATGATTTTGACGGGGCCAGGACCAAATTCCTGGAATTGGAAAATACGTCGCCGGATTACAAGGCCACCCGTTCGTATTTGCAGCGGATCGAACAGGACAGGGAGCGCGCCGGACAGCAGGCGGTCCTGGAACGCACCCGGGCGGAAGAGACGCGTGCCAAGGAACTTGAGGAAAAACAACGGCGGGAAGAAACCGCGCGCGCGGCCGCTGAAGAAGACCGCAAACGCCAGTTGCGTCAGGCGCAGGAAGAAGAGATCCGTGGTTTTGCGGAGAAGGCCGCCATCCTTAATGATGATATCCTTAGGCTTGCCAAGGAACACAATTTTGACGAGGCCAAGGCCAAATTTGAAGAATTAGAGAAAGTGGTGGTTTCTTTAAAAGCCACCAAGGAAGCCATGGAATCAGGCCAGGCCAAAGAACAAGAAGCAAAGAAGCTGGCCCAGGACACACACCAGCTCAAAGAGACCCGGAAAACCGCGCGGGAAAAAGAACAGGCGCGTCAGAAAAAATTGATCAATGCCCTTGAGGTCCAGAAGAAAGAGATGGAAGGCCAGCGTCGGCAGGAGCGTTTGAATCCGAAGGAAGAGCTGACCCCCAAAGAGAGCCAGGAACGGATCGATCTTTCCAATAAGCGCAAGAAATATTTGGAGCGGGAAGAACAGCGCAAGCAGGAAATGGAGCGCCGCCGTCAGGAAGCCGAACGCCTGGAGCGCGAACGTCAGGGGAGGTCTTCGGATGCCCCCAAAGCCGGTCAGATGCAAAAGAAACTGGAGGCCGAACGCGCCGTTTTGCGCAAACAGCTGGAAGACGGGGTGGAGGCCTTATACCAGGAAGCCATAGTTTTGTATAAAGCGGGCAAATACATCGACGCTATCGAGAGATTCAATGATGTGCAGGATATTATCCCTGATTACAAACAATCCAAAGACCTTATGAAAAAAGCCATACAATTTTCAGTAAAGCCCCAGGAAAATATTCCCGGCGTGTCCCGCAATAAAGCCGTCAAAAACGCCCTCGACCGTTTCGAACCCAATGTCCGTTAATCGGCTTGGAGCTGAACAAAGTCCGTATCTGCTCCAGCACTCTAATAACCCGGTGTTCTGGTATCCATGGGGCCCGCAGGCCTTTGCCGCGGCTGTTGGCGCGGACAAGCCCATCCTTTTATCCATCGGATATTCCACCTGCCATTGGTGCCATGTCATGGCGCATGAGTCCTTTGAAAATGAAGATATCGCGAATGTCCTCAATGACCATTTTATAGCGGTCAAGGTGGACCGCGAAGAGCGGCCGGATGTGGACCATGTGTATATGGCGGCCGTTGTTGCCATGACCGGACAGGGCGGATGGCCGCTGACGGTATTTTTGACCCCCGACGGGAAACCATTTTACGGGGGCACGTATTTTCCTCCTTATGCCCAAAGCGGGTCACAGGGGTTTAAAGATATCCTGCTGTCCGTTGCCGATGCCTGGCGCAACAACCGTGAGGGCATCTTATCGTCTTCGGATGAGATCACACGATCGTTGAACGTAGGGGCACGGCATGCCGTGCCCCTACAGGATGAATTATCGGGATCGGTACTGGATGCGGCATTCCGCCAGATGTCCGCCCATTTTGACGCGGCCAACGGCGGTTTCGGTTCCAGCCCCAAATTTCCCATGCCGCACGGACTTGGGTTCTTATTGCGCCATCATCACCGCACTAAGGATCAAAAGGCGCTGGTCATGGTCGAACAGACGCTCGCGGCCATGGCCCGCGGCGGGATCTGGGACCATATCGGTTTCGGTTTTCATCGTTATTCGACGGATGCCCGATGGCATGTCCCGCATTTTGAGAAAATGCTTTATGACCAGGCCCTTTTGGCCCGCGTTTATCTGGAGGCGTTCCAGGTCACGGGTCAAAAAACATACGCTGATATTGCCGAAAATATTTTTACTTATGTTTTAAGGGACATGCGTCAGCCCGAAGGCGGTTTTTATTGCGCTGAAGATGCAGATAGCCCTGTAGGGGCGATTCCTGCCTGCCGGCAGGCAGGAATAATCGCCCATACAATCAATAAGGAAGGCGCATTCTACGTCTGGACCCACAAAGAGATCATTGAAATTCTGGGCCCCAAAGAGGCAGATGCATTTTGCGCGTGGTATGGCGTCAAGCCCGACGGCAACGCGGCCTTCGATCCCCACGGTGAGTTTGTCGGCAAGAATATTCTTTTTCTTTCCAAAGATCCCGAGGATGAACACATGGCGACCCTTTGCCGTCAACAGCTGTTTGAACGTCGGCAGACGCGTCCGCGGCCGCATTTGGATGATAAGGTCATCGTTGACTGGAACGGGCTTATGATCTCTGCTCTGGCTTTCGGCGGGCGCGTTTTGGGCAAAGAGCGATACGTGGATGCTGCCCGGGCAGCTGCTGATTTCATTTTATCCCATCTCGTGGATGATGGACGGCTTGTCCATCGCTGGAGACAGGGACAGGCGGGGATCCCGGCCACGCTGGAGGACTATGCGTTTTTTATGACAGGTCTCATTGACTTGTATGAGGCGTCTTTTGAGGGAAAATATCTGGAGCAAGCCAGACGTTTGGCCCGTGTGATGCAGGAATTGTTTGAAGATGATGTTAACGGCGGTTTTTACATGACCGCCCGCGATGCCCAAACCCTGATCACGCGGCCCAAAGAGATCTACGACGGGGCCATCCCGTCGGGTAATTCAGCGTCGGCGCTGGCCTTGCTGCGTTTGCACGCGTTGACCGGCGAAGAGGGGTTTTACGCAAGCGCATCGCGCATCTTCGCGTGTTTTTCCGGCGCTATCAGCCAGGCGCCGTCTGCTTACACACTGGCCCTGTGCGCTTATGATTTTTACCGCGAGGGAGCGACACAGGTGGTGTTGTCAGGGCCGCCCGGCGAAGCCATTGCCAAAATGACGAAAGTGTTGTATAAACATTTTGTTCCAAATAAGTCCGTGGTTCACGAAGCAGGGGCGCCAAGGGTCATGGTACGCGTTTGTAAAGGAAGGACATGCCTGACCCCGACGGACGATCCCGCGGTCCTGGAACGCCAGATCGGAGATGTTCATGAAGGCCGTTAAATTTTTTTTTCTTGCCTTAGGGATCCTTTTCGTTGTCGTTGCCATTGCCGCGTTCATTTTTATCAAAACATTCAATGTGAATACGTATTTGCCCCAGATCACCAAAGCCGCCTCCGACGCCTTGGGGCGCGAGGTGAGCATCGCCGCCGCAGGCCTCGATTTTTCCTGGCAGGGGATCGCCGTGGATGTTTTTGACATCCGCGTGGCCGGAGAGCCTTCCATTGAGGCGGGCAAAGCCAGCGTGCAGATGGGGCTCATGCCGCTCTTAAGACAGCGCAAGGTCCATGTCACTCATATCATTATTTCAGACATCAGGGTCAATGCCGGTGATGCACAGACACCTTTGGACATACGGATCCCGAAGCTGGAGGCCCATGTCAATGACCTGTCTTTGGATGCCCCTTTGCCTGTCAGCGGGGAGGCGTTCTTTACCGACGGCCGTCTGGAGAATTTCAATGTCCTTAAGGCCGTGCTGGGTCGTATCAATGTCATTCCCGGCTTGGGAGAACAGATCGAGGGTTTGTTGTCGGAAACGCTCAGGGAAAAATTAGGGGGCGATACCACCGCCCTGGATAGGGTGCGGGTAAAATTCACGCTCCGCCAGGGGCAAATTTTGATCGATGATGCCGTGGTCCAATCCCCGCTCTTCGAGGCCGGGATCAAAGGCACGGCCGGTTTTGACGGGAACGTCAGCATGGATGTGTCTTTTTATGCGGCCAAGGACCTGTCGCAGGAGATCACGCGTTTCATTACACCGCTTCAGGGCATTCTGGACCAGGACGGGCGTTTATATGTTCCCGGCAAACTCATCGGTCAGGCGCCGAAGGTCCGTTATGTTCCGAACGCCGGCTATCTGGCCAAAAAGATCGTGACCGGCGAGGGGATCAAGCAGATCAGCCAACAGTTGGAGAAAGTGCTGGATAAGAACCCCGAAGTCAAAGAGATCCTCAACAGTGTCCTTAACGGTATTTTTAAATGACCATGACGGGTAAGACAAAATTCAGCGGGGCCGTCGTTGTCGTGGTCATTTTAGCCATGGCGATCGCGTATTATCTGGTTTTTCGTCACGCTGTAATTAAGTAGCCACCTATTATGGGGACACCCACCGTAACCTTAATTAAAGCGGGGACATGGCCGTAATTAAGGTTACGGTGGGTGTCCCCAGACTGGGTACTCATTTATGCCTTGTTCCGACAGCACTTCCGGTTTGAATATCACGCTGGACGCCCACGAGCGTTTGGTCAAATTTGAATTCGCCAAGATCACCTGTTCCAGCGAGATCGCGGGAAATACGGGTTTGTCCAAATTTTGCGCGGGCAAGACCATCCAGGAAATTCTGGATCTGGATTTTTATATGCTGGCTTCCGCGCTTGACCTCAACACGGAGGAAGAAAGGCAGTTTATCCTGTATTTGGAACTTGATGCTTTAAAGGCGGGGTTGGCGCAATACCTTGGAGTGGACCATCCGTCGGTGGACCGCGAACGCTGCCGCATCACGTCCATTGAATATGCGCCTGATCTTATTGAAATTGCCGAAGTGATCTTACCGCCGAAGGAACTTCCGAAGATCTTGCCCTGCAGTTTGAAAGACAGGCCCGTGGTTTAGGTTTCTTTTTTACCCTTGGCCATTAAAATTTTGCCCGTCCGCACCATCTCCACCACACCGTATTTTTTCGCCATGGCCTCAAATTCGTTCAACTGGGCGGTGGTCCCGGTCTGTTCAATGATGTAATATTTTTCGGAAGAATCATCGATCTTGACGTGGAATTTGCGCGCGGCCTTGGTGACAAAGGCCTTGACCGCGGGCGACGCCTTCAATTTGACCAGGGACAGTTCTTTTTCAACGCTGTGGGCCATGTCATGTTCGCCGCAATGGATGACGTCCACCAATTTGCCCGCGTTCTTGATGATCTGGTCCAGGGTTTCCAGGTTTCCCCTGGCCGTGAGGGTCATGCGTGAATATTTCGGGTTGACCGTGGGGGAGACCACCAGAGAGTCAATGTTATAACCGCGCCGGGCAAAGACCAAAGCGATGCGCACCAGCACTCCGGG
This DNA window, taken from Candidatus Omnitrophota bacterium, encodes the following:
- a CDS encoding thioredoxin domain-containing protein, whose protein sequence is MSVNRLGAEQSPYLLQHSNNPVFWYPWGPQAFAAAVGADKPILLSIGYSTCHWCHVMAHESFENEDIANVLNDHFIAVKVDREERPDVDHVYMAAVVAMTGQGGWPLTVFLTPDGKPFYGGTYFPPYAQSGSQGFKDILLSVADAWRNNREGILSSSDEITRSLNVGARHAVPLQDELSGSVLDAAFRQMSAHFDAANGGFGSSPKFPMPHGLGFLLRHHHRTKDQKALVMVEQTLAAMARGGIWDHIGFGFHRYSTDARWHVPHFEKMLYDQALLARVYLEAFQVTGQKTYADIAENIFTYVLRDMRQPEGGFYCAEDADSPVGAIPACRQAGIIAHTINKEGAFYVWTHKEIIEILGPKEADAFCAWYGVKPDGNAAFDPHGEFVGKNILFLSKDPEDEHMATLCRQQLFERRQTRPRPHLDDKVIVDWNGLMISALAFGGRVLGKERYVDAARAAADFILSHLVDDGRLVHRWRQGQAGIPATLEDYAFFMTGLIDLYEASFEGKYLEQARRLARVMQELFEDDVNGGFYMTARDAQTLITRPKEIYDGAIPSGNSASALALLRLHALTGEEGFYASASRIFACFSGAISQAPSAYTLALCAYDFYREGATQVVLSGPPGEAIAKMTKVLYKHFVPNKSVVHEAGAPRVMVRVCKGRTCLTPTDDPAVLERQIGDVHEGR
- a CDS encoding AsmA-like C-terminal region-containing protein, translated to MKAVKFFFLALGILFVVVAIAAFIFIKTFNVNTYLPQITKAASDALGREVSIAAAGLDFSWQGIAVDVFDIRVAGEPSIEAGKASVQMGLMPLLRQRKVHVTHIIISDIRVNAGDAQTPLDIRIPKLEAHVNDLSLDAPLPVSGEAFFTDGRLENFNVLKAVLGRINVIPGLGEQIEGLLSETLREKLGGDTTALDRVRVKFTLRQGQILIDDAVVQSPLFEAGIKGTAGFDGNVSMDVSFYAAKDLSQEITRFITPLQGILDQDGRLYVPGKLIGQAPKVRYVPNAGYLAKKIVTGEGIKQISQQLEKVLDKNPEVKEILNSVLNGIFK
- a CDS encoding iron-sulfur cluster assembly scaffold protein; amino-acid sequence: MPCSDSTSGLNITLDAHERLVKFEFAKITCSSEIAGNTGLSKFCAGKTIQEILDLDFYMLASALDLNTEEERQFILYLELDALKAGLAQYLGVDHPSVDRERCRITSIEYAPDLIEIAEVILPPKELPKILPCSLKDRPVV
- the ilvN gene encoding acetolactate synthase small subunit; its protein translation is MKNTDPSHTISVLVANKPGVLVRIALVFARRGYNIDSLVVSPTVNPKYSRMTLTARGNLETLDQIIKNAGKLVDVIHCGEHDMAHSVEKELSLVKLKASPAVKAFVTKAARKFHVKIDDSSEKYYIIEQTGTTAQLNEFEAMAKKYGVVEMVRTGKILMAKGKKET